CGGTGTGATGCTCCCCCTGGTGTACCCGGGCAAGTCCGGCGGTCTCTCCGCCTCCCTCTGCATGGAGAACTCCCTGGATCCCAAGCTGCTGCGGGGCAAGATCGTGATCTGCGACCGTGGCAGCAGCCCCCGCGTCGCTAAGGGAGTCGTCGTCATGGAGGCTGGTGGCGCTGGGATGATCCTCGCCAACGGCATCTCCAACCGCGAGGGTCTCGTCGGCGACGCCCATGTGCTGCCCGCTTGCGCCGTCGGGTCCGACGAGGGCGACGCCCTCAAGGCCTACGTTTCCTCCGCTGCCAACCCCACGGCTACCATCAACTTCAAGGGGACGGTGGTCGGGGTGAAGCCCGCTCCggtggtggcctccttctccgGCCGTGGGCCGAACGGCCTTAGCCCGGAGATCCTCAAGCCCGACCTCATCGCCCCGGGGGTCAACATCCTCGCCGCGTGGACCGACGCCGTGGGGCCGACGGGGCTAGACTCCGACGGCCGGAAGACGGAGTTCAACATCCTCTCTGGGACCTCTATGTCCAGCCCCCACGTGAGCGGCGCGGCGGCGCTCCTCAAGTCGGCGCACCCGGCGTGGAGCCCGGCGGCGATCCGGTCGGCGATGATGACCACGGCGACCCTAGTGGACAACCGGCTCCAGCCGGTGACCGACGAGTCGACCGGCGGGGCCGCGACGCCGTTGGACTTCGGGGCCGGGCACCTGAACCTGGACCGGGCGATGGACCCCGGCCTGGTGTACGACCTCGGGGACAAGGATTATGTGGCCTTCCTCTGCGCTCTGGGGTACGGGCCGAATGTGATCCAAGTGATCACCCACGCTCCGGCGAGCTGCCCGGCGAAGCGGCCGGCTGCGGAGAACCTGAACTACCCGTCGATCTCGTTGGTGTTCGACGGGATGGCAGGTGGCGCCCGGAGCAAGACGGTGGTGCGGACGGTGACGAACGTGGGCGCGAAGGCGGAGGCGGTGTACAAGGCCAAGGTCGAGGTGGTGGGGAAGGGGTTGACGGTGAAGGTGAGGCCCGGGAAGCTGGGATTCACGGCGGTGGTGAAGAAACGGAGCTACGCAGTGACGGTGACGGCGACTGGAGAGGGAAACGGCGCGGACGGACCGGTGCCGTACGGGTACCTGACGTGGTCGGATGGGACTCACGAGGTCCGGAGCCCTATCGCGGTCACGCGGATCCAGCCCTCGCGGTGACGGGAATAcagtcgggggggggggggggtgggcgtGGGAGACCGGCCGGGTTGGGTATTAGACCGTATCCGGTCCGGTCCGGCTGGGACAAAGTAGGTCTTGTCTCCAAGACAGCAGAATGGAGTGCGTGCAGTGCAAATGTGAGAGAATAAACATTAAAAACAAAGAGTAAGATTGCGAGGAAGACCGAGAGGGGTGTAGTGTAAATTATTGAGGTTTGATAGTGTGTTGATCGCCCTCACGGTGGGGCTAGATCTTAAGGATGATGGGCTGGTTGCATGTTCAACATGGGATTTTGTAGTACTAAAACTCTGTTTGGGAGCGCTATTGGCAGTCTaacttttgaaagtagagctattggaagtaaagcttatataaaaaaatgtttGCTGTTTGATAACTACATTTGTAAAGTGCAGTGGCACTTTAACTTGTGTTTAGTAAACAGATTGAGAAAGTGCTTTTGTAtgataaaattaccataaatgatattgcatagtattatacaacaaagcataataaaatacaacatatattaatatataaatatatgatataatataatattattgtaatatagtaatataacattgtatactatagcataataatttaatataatattaaattatttaatataacatatcaatgtactatgatataatgtaatataatattatatttataatataatagaaCAATAAAGGCacaaattattataattattagtgtacattaatttttcataatataacataatattaaattatttaagatAACATATTaacgtattatgatataatataatattatatttatagtataatacaataataaaagtataaattattataattattagcataaattaattttttataatataacataatattaaattatttaacataatatattaatttattatgatataatgtaatataatattataattatattataatataataataaaggtataaaataataataggaaataagaatttttttttgcatggaaGGGAGTCTGATCCATGGCTAGAATTCGTTATtagggctccagcagatttttaggtttataacgggacaaagtatgtaattgttatattttattatgagttttttggaaaaaaagtttTCTAACAAAGCTCAAAATAGCTTTTTCGAaaggctccaaaatggagcttctctcaaaaagctgtttttagctttctaaaaaagctaaaacactttccaaaatttttaataaataccttttttcatctaaaagtgctttttccCAAGCAGGGCCTAAGATATCTTAGGGTCCGTTTGGCAGAACTTTTGGCGGGCTAGAAAATACTTTCTGATCCTCCAAATGTACTTTTGGATGGAATATGAatgtttagtaaaaaaaaatcgaaaagcTATTTTAGTTTTGTCAGAAAGCTAAAACAGTTTTTTAGGAGAAGCTTCATTTTGAAGCTTATTCGAAAACTCACTTTTAGCATgcgtcggaaagctgttttgatttataaaattttttctaGACCAAAATATctatgataaaatattataattacataaaatgtctctttatattacaaaaatatGTAGGAGTTCcaacaaagaaaacaaaaaaccctaaatatcttttaatatataatgattataatgataatattttatatctcaattattgtattatactataaatataaaattatattttattatatcataatatattgatatgttgtgttatataatatcaaattatgttatattgttatgctatagtatataatattatattactatattataataatattatattatattatagtaatattatactaaattatatatttatgtattaatatatgttatattttattatgctctgttgtataatactatgcaa
Above is a genomic segment from Phoenix dactylifera cultivar Barhee BC4 chromosome 2, palm_55x_up_171113_PBpolish2nd_filt_p, whole genome shotgun sequence containing:
- the LOC103706170 gene encoding subtilisin-like protease SBT1.6, whose product is MASFFSHLSLLLLLTLTLAMAEEEGKSTIAAASSEKRKTYIFRVDQRSKPSIFPTHSHWYASPAFAGRGDPLPLLHVYDTVFHGFSASLQPDRAAELARHRGVLAVFEDRHRRLHTTRSPQFLGLRTRLGLWSDSDYGSDVIVGVLDTGVWPEHRSFSDRNLGPVPSRWRGACETGPGFPASLCNRKLIGARSFSKGYDSNGGAGMNGTIEFRSPRDADGHGTHTASTAAGRHAFRASMAGYAAGIAKGVAPKARIAAYKVCWKGAGCFDSDILAGFDRAVADGVDIISIQIGSGDGVAAPYYLDPIAIGSYGAVSKGVFVSSSAGNDGPTPLSVTNLAPWLTTVGASTIDRTFPAEVVLGDGRSLAGVSLYSGKPFAAGVMLPLVYPGKSGGLSASLCMENSLDPKLLRGKIVICDRGSSPRVAKGVVVMEAGGAGMILANGISNREGLVGDAHVLPACAVGSDEGDALKAYVSSAANPTATINFKGTVVGVKPAPVVASFSGRGPNGLSPEILKPDLIAPGVNILAAWTDAVGPTGLDSDGRKTEFNILSGTSMSSPHVSGAAALLKSAHPAWSPAAIRSAMMTTATLVDNRLQPVTDESTGGAATPLDFGAGHLNLDRAMDPGLVYDLGDKDYVAFLCALGYGPNVIQVITHAPASCPAKRPAAENLNYPSISLVFDGMAGGARSKTVVRTVTNVGAKAEAVYKAKVEVVGKGLTVKVRPGKLGFTAVVKKRSYAVTVTATGEGNGADGPVPYGYLTWSDGTHEVRSPIAVTRIQPSR